From the Lysobacterales bacterium genome, one window contains:
- a CDS encoding sortase: MLHRIARLLLAAAAVQAGIALFPLAKGALAMQLIAHSYRQTPGARPWPGADFRVVARLQAPRLGVTQHLLDSMSARALAFGPGLAPEVSGRGLIVSAHRDSHFAWLREVGVGDQLLFERDGQVRAYRVVTGEVVDPRKQQLAVPAADLLVLTTCWPFDALGGHAELRYVVTAIAIDPNPG; the protein is encoded by the coding sequence GTGCTGCATCGCATCGCCCGTCTGCTCCTTGCCGCAGCCGCGGTGCAGGCGGGCATCGCGCTGTTTCCGCTCGCCAAGGGTGCGCTGGCGATGCAGCTGATCGCGCACAGTTATCGGCAAACGCCGGGTGCGCGGCCGTGGCCGGGCGCCGATTTTCGCGTCGTCGCGCGGCTGCAGGCGCCGCGCCTGGGCGTGACCCAGCATCTGCTCGATTCGATGAGTGCGCGGGCGCTGGCCTTTGGTCCCGGCCTTGCGCCGGAGGTCAGCGGGCGCGGGCTGATCGTGAGCGCGCATCGCGACAGCCATTTTGCTTGGTTGCGCGAGGTGGGTGTCGGCGATCAGCTGCTGTTCGAACGCGATGGACAGGTGCGGGCGTATCGCGTGGTCACGGGTGAGGTCGTCGATCCGCGCAAGCAGCAGCTCGCGGTCCCTGCGGCCGATCTGCTGGTGCTCACGACGTGCTGGCCGTTCGACGCGCTCGGCGGTCACGCCGAGCTGCGCTATGTGGTGACGGCCATCGCGATCGACCCGAACCCGGGTTGA
- a CDS encoding NAD kinase, with protein MSHRIAFAASKTEEAQSALVALRAAHGEIKPADADVIVALGGDGFMLQTLHRHRDLAKPVYGMKLGSVGFLMNQFRPDDLLARIALARPTQLRPLEMTAVSESGSTVDAIAFNEVSLLRQTKQAAHIRVSLNGVVKLDELICDGVLVATPAGSTAYNLSAHGPILPLDSRVLAMTAISPFRPRRWRGAVLPASVEVRFEILDHYKRPVSATADANEVRDIVEVTVRESPTRTVTLLFDPEHNLEQRILDEQFAY; from the coding sequence ATGAGCCATCGCATCGCGTTTGCCGCCAGCAAGACCGAAGAAGCGCAGTCCGCGCTGGTCGCACTGCGCGCGGCGCATGGCGAGATCAAGCCTGCCGATGCGGATGTGATCGTCGCGCTCGGCGGTGATGGTTTCATGCTGCAGACCCTGCACCGTCATCGTGATCTGGCCAAGCCGGTGTACGGCATGAAGCTCGGCAGTGTCGGTTTCCTGATGAACCAGTTTCGTCCGGACGATCTGCTGGCGCGCATCGCGCTGGCGCGTCCGACGCAATTGCGGCCGCTGGAAATGACCGCGGTGTCGGAATCGGGTTCGACGGTCGATGCGATCGCGTTCAATGAAGTCTCTCTGTTGCGCCAGACCAAGCAGGCGGCGCACATCCGGGTGTCCTTGAATGGCGTGGTCAAGCTCGACGAGCTGATCTGCGATGGCGTGCTGGTGGCGACACCGGCGGGCAGCACCGCTTACAACCTGTCGGCGCACGGGCCGATCCTGCCGCTGGATTCGCGCGTGCTGGCGATGACCGCGATTTCGCCGTTCCGGCCGCGGCGCTGGCGCGGTGCGGTGCTGCCGGCTTCGGTCGAGGTGCGCTTCGAGATTCTCGATCACTACAAGCGCCCGGTCAGCGCCACCGCCGATGCGAACGAGGTGCGCGACATCGTCGAGGTGACGGTGCGCGAATCGCCGACACGTACGGTCACCCTGCTGTTCGACCCGGAACACAATCTTGAGCAACGGATTCTCGATGAGCAATTTGCCTATTGA
- a CDS encoding S8 family serine peptidase, whose translation MSNLPIERSIAATVLALASWTLSAGDWRDKVDVAVWTQAAKSAAPIDVLITPTTPAKAAVDVLALSERTAPAERPRVIHAALQSVADASQRDVLAWLAREGIAHRRFVVVNAIAATMPPDKLSALAKRADRCRASIPDPLIRRCRPKTEPMLFGKAITALEPGVSYINADDVWALPGNPRGAGVVIAGQDTGYRWTHPAIKANYLGWNGITADHNYAWHDAIPRRRAQTCGANSLAPCDDSQHGTHTMGTMVGDNGSNRIVGVAPDAKWIGCRNMEEGNGTPTPTWNASTGSSPQPISPARIPTRRKRRTSSTIPGAVRPPRVATQARHRDQCDTAVANLTAAGVLVVASAGNSGSACSTVNDPPAMFSESFSVGAWQQRPAPTIASFSSRGPVTEDGRNRMKPDIAAPGVGVRSSRLAGIPRTAMSGTSMAGPHVAGSAALLMSADPHRDAIRWW comes from the coding sequence ATGAGCAATTTGCCTATTGAACGGTCGATCGCTGCAACGGTGCTGGCACTGGCATCGTGGACACTGTCGGCGGGCGACTGGCGCGACAAGGTCGATGTCGCAGTGTGGACGCAGGCTGCCAAGTCGGCGGCGCCGATCGATGTCCTGATCACGCCGACGACGCCGGCCAAGGCCGCCGTCGACGTGCTTGCCTTGTCGGAACGCACTGCGCCGGCCGAGCGGCCGCGGGTGATTCATGCGGCGCTGCAGTCGGTCGCCGATGCGAGCCAGCGCGACGTGCTGGCCTGGCTGGCGCGCGAGGGCATCGCACATCGCCGCTTCGTGGTCGTCAACGCCATCGCCGCGACGATGCCGCCGGACAAGTTGTCGGCCTTGGCGAAGCGCGCAGACCGATGTCGCGCGTCGATTCCGGATCCCCTCATCAGGCGCTGCCGGCCGAAGACCGAGCCGATGTTGTTCGGCAAGGCGATCACTGCGCTCGAACCGGGCGTCAGCTACATCAATGCCGACGATGTCTGGGCCTTGCCCGGCAATCCACGCGGTGCGGGTGTTGTGATCGCAGGCCAGGACACCGGCTATCGCTGGACCCATCCGGCCATCAAGGCCAATTACCTCGGCTGGAACGGCATCACCGCCGATCACAACTACGCCTGGCACGACGCCATCCCACGCCGGCGGGCGCAAACCTGCGGCGCGAATTCGCTCGCGCCCTGCGACGACAGTCAGCACGGCACGCACACGATGGGGACCATGGTCGGCGACAATGGCAGCAATCGAATTGTCGGCGTGGCTCCGGATGCGAAATGGATTGGCTGCCGCAACATGGAAGAGGGCAATGGCACGCCGACGCCTACCTGGAATGCTTCAACTGGTTCCTCGCCCCAACCGATCTCACCGGCGAGAATCCCGACCCGTCGAAAGCGCCGCACGTCATCAACAATTCCTGGGGCTGTCCGACCTCCGAGGGTGGCAACTCAGGCGAGACATCGCGACCAGTGCGACACCGCCGTCGCCAACCTGACGGCGGCGGGCGTGCTCGTGGTTGCGTCGGCGGGCAACAGCGGCAGCGCCTGTTCGACGGTCAACGACCCGCCGGCGATGTTCTCCGAGTCATTCTCGGTGGGCGCTTGGCAACAGCGACCAGCGCCGACCATCGCCAGTTTTTCCAGCCGCGGCCCAGTGACCGAGGACGGCCGCAACCGCATGAAGCCGGACATCGCCGCGCCCGGTGTCGGCGTTCGGTCATCACGTTTGGCAGGGATACCGCGTACGGCCATGAGCGGCACCAGCATGGCTGGCCCGCATGTCGCCGGATCGGCGGCGTTGCTGATGAGCGCCGATCCGCATCGCGACGCGATCCGCTGGTGGTGA
- a CDS encoding 5'-nucleotidase, with translation MTRESTAENRLTVAISSRALFDLGESHALFERDGLDAYRAFQMARENELLAPGIAFPLVEKLLRINRLSAETPRIEVILLSRNSSDTGLRIFNAIEHYGLEIVRAAFTNGAPTWPYVQPFGAQLFLSANHDDVRSALEAGVAAATILPSKAPDWHSEQLRIAFDGDAVIFSDESERISQEQGLQAFHDNEIEHAAKPMGGGPFRAFLDQLHRIQSAFPFGQSPIRTALVTARSAPAHKRVILTLREWGVRIDEALFLGGRDKGPFLKTFGADIFFDDSARNADSAREHVATGHVPHGVSNPTSTR, from the coding sequence ATGACCCGGGAATCGACCGCTGAGAATCGCCTGACGGTCGCGATCAGTTCGCGGGCGTTGTTCGACCTCGGGGAAAGTCATGCGCTGTTCGAGCGTGACGGACTCGATGCCTATCGCGCCTTCCAGATGGCGCGCGAGAACGAATTGCTGGCGCCGGGCATCGCTTTCCCGCTGGTCGAGAAGCTGCTGCGCATCAATCGGCTCTCGGCCGAGACACCGCGCATCGAAGTGATCCTGCTGTCGCGCAACTCGTCCGATACCGGCCTGCGCATCTTCAACGCGATCGAACACTACGGACTCGAGATCGTGCGAGCCGCCTTCACCAATGGCGCCCCGACCTGGCCCTACGTACAACCGTTCGGCGCGCAGTTGTTCCTGTCGGCCAACCACGACGATGTTCGCAGTGCACTCGAAGCCGGTGTCGCCGCGGCGACCATCCTGCCGTCGAAGGCGCCGGACTGGCACTCGGAACAATTGCGCATCGCCTTCGATGGCGATGCGGTGATCTTCTCCGACGAATCCGAGCGCATCTCGCAGGAGCAGGGCCTGCAGGCCTTCCACGACAACGAGATCGAACACGCCGCGAAGCCGATGGGCGGCGGCCCGTTCCGCGCCTTCCTCGACCAGCTGCATCGCATCCAGTCGGCGTTTCCGTTCGGACAAAGCCCGATCCGTACCGCGCTCGTTACCGCACGTTCGGCGCCCGCGCACAAGCGCGTGATCCTGACGCTGCGCGAATGGGGCGTGCGCATCGACGAAGCGCTGTTCCTCGGCGGCCGCGACAAGGGCCCGTTCCTGAAGACCTTCGGTGCCGACATCTTCTTTGACGACTCGGCGCGCAATGCCGATTCGGCGCGCGAACATGTCGCCACCGGCCACGTGCCGCACGGCGTATCGAATCCGACTAGCACTCGATGA
- a CDS encoding L-serine ammonia-lyase, which produces MGVSVFDLFKIGIGPSSSHTVGPMRAAARFVDRWLVESGQLARCVRVRAEVFGSLALTGRGHGTDKAVLMGLEGHLPNRIDPDLIPTALDRIRASKRIRLHGTHEVDFDEKRDLIMNKRQKLPFHTNGMRFAAYDAEGREIATRDYYSVGGGFVVNQDEAAEDRIVADETELPYPYHSGDELLARCATHGLGIAQLMYANEQAWRSNAEIDAGLDEIWTAMQACVSRGIRTTIATLPGGLHVSRRAPALHAELSSKPEAAMRDPLTVLDWVNLYALAVNEENAAGGRVVTAPTNGAAGIIPAVLHYYDRFCPGANLAGVRTFLLTAAAIGILYKENASISGAEVGCQGEVGVACSMAAAGLTAALGGSSGQIENAAEIGMEHNLGLTCDPIGGLVQIPCIERNAMGAVKAINASRMALRGDGKHKVSLDKVIKTMRDTGRDMQDKYKETSRGGLAVNVIEC; this is translated from the coding sequence ATGGGCGTCAGCGTTTTCGACCTGTTCAAGATCGGCATTGGCCCATCGAGTTCGCACACCGTCGGGCCGATGCGCGCCGCGGCGCGATTCGTCGATCGCTGGCTGGTCGAATCGGGCCAGTTGGCGCGTTGCGTGCGCGTGCGCGCCGAGGTGTTCGGTTCGCTGGCGCTCACCGGTCGCGGCCACGGCACCGACAAAGCGGTGCTGATGGGCCTCGAAGGCCATCTGCCGAATCGCATCGACCCGGACCTCATCCCGACCGCGCTCGACCGTATCCGCGCCAGCAAGCGCATCCGCCTGCACGGCACGCACGAGGTCGACTTCGACGAGAAGCGCGACCTGATCATGAACAAGCGCCAGAAACTGCCGTTCCACACCAATGGCATGCGCTTCGCGGCCTATGACGCCGAGGGCCGCGAGATCGCGACGCGCGACTACTACTCGGTTGGCGGCGGCTTCGTCGTGAACCAGGACGAGGCGGCGGAAGATCGCATCGTCGCGGACGAGACCGAACTGCCCTATCCCTACCACTCCGGCGACGAGTTGCTGGCGCGCTGCGCGACGCACGGACTCGGCATCGCCCAGTTGATGTACGCCAATGAACAGGCCTGGCGCAGCAATGCCGAGATCGATGCCGGACTCGACGAGATCTGGACGGCGATGCAGGCCTGCGTCTCGCGCGGCATCCGCACCACGATCGCGACCCTGCCCGGCGGCCTGCATGTGTCGCGCCGCGCGCCCGCATTGCACGCCGAGTTGTCGTCGAAACCCGAAGCGGCGATGCGCGATCCGCTGACCGTGCTCGACTGGGTGAACCTGTACGCGCTTGCGGTGAACGAGGAAAACGCCGCCGGCGGTCGCGTGGTCACCGCGCCGACCAATGGCGCGGCCGGCATCATCCCGGCCGTGCTGCATTACTACGACCGCTTCTGCCCGGGCGCGAACCTCGCCGGTGTGCGCACCTTCCTGCTCACCGCCGCCGCCATCGGCATCCTGTACAAGGAAAACGCCTCGATTTCGGGCGCCGAAGTCGGTTGCCAGGGTGAAGTCGGCGTGGCCTGTTCGATGGCGGCCGCCGGACTCACCGCCGCGCTCGGCGGCAGCAGCGGTCAGATCGAGAATGCGGCAGAGATCGGCATGGAACACAACCTCGGGCTGACCTGTGATCCGATCGGCGGGCTCGTGCAGATCCCGTGCATCGAACGCAACGCGATGGGCGCGGTGAAGGCGATCAATGCCTCGCGCATGGCCCTGCGCGGCGACGGCAAGCACAAGGTCAGCCTCGACAAGGTCATCAAGACCATGCGCGACACTGGCCGCGACATGCAGGACAAGTACAAGGAAACCTCACGCGGCGGGCTGGCCGTCAACGTCATCGAGTGCTAG
- a CDS encoding glutaredoxin family protein: MHAFEFIRRERCSLCDMAAQMLHELAADPSDTRYVDDDDALESVYGWHVPVLRRADGEELRWPFDGVKLRRFLDA, translated from the coding sequence ATGCACGCGTTTGAATTCATCCGTCGCGAACGTTGTTCGTTGTGCGACATGGCGGCCCAGATGCTGCACGAACTGGCGGCAGACCCGAGCGACACACGCTACGTCGATGATGACGATGCGCTTGAATCCGTCTATGGCTGGCATGTGCCGGTGCTGCGTCGTGCCGATGGCGAGGAACTGCGCTGGCCGTTCGATGGGGTGAAGCTGAGGCGATTTCTGGATGCATGA
- a CDS encoding YceI family protein, whose protein sequence is MNLRLLGLLALIASSSTLAADYTMRTGTLTFAGQQQGEAFEGRFDRFAPAIQFDAAQLATSKLDVSIDLASADTQNSERDDTLKGSDFFAIADFPKARFVTSAMRAIDATHFEADATLTIRNKTVALKFPFTFEPNADGARLKAKVTLDRIAFDVGTGDWADESMIGRQVEVNVDLSLVKKS, encoded by the coding sequence ATGAACCTGCGCCTGCTCGGCCTCCTTGCCCTGATCGCTTCGTCCTCGACTCTCGCGGCCGACTACACGATGCGCACCGGCACGCTCACCTTTGCCGGCCAGCAACAGGGCGAAGCCTTCGAAGGCCGTTTCGACCGGTTCGCGCCGGCCATCCAGTTCGATGCCGCGCAACTCGCGACCAGCAAGCTCGACGTGAGCATCGACCTGGCCAGTGCCGATACCCAGAACAGCGAACGCGACGACACCCTCAAGGGTTCGGACTTCTTTGCCATTGCCGACTTTCCGAAGGCGCGTTTCGTGACCTCGGCGATGCGCGCGATCGATGCCACGCACTTCGAGGCCGACGCCACGCTGACGATCCGCAACAAGACCGTCGCGCTGAAGTTTCCGTTCACCTTCGAACCGAATGCCGACGGTGCGCGCCTGAAAGCCAAAGTCACGCTGGACCGCATCGCCTTCGATGTCGGCACCGGCGACTGGGCCGACGAGAGCATGATCGGCCGCCAAGTCGAGGTGAATGTCGATCTGAGCCTGGTCAAGAAGTCCTGA
- a CDS encoding cytochrome b: MSARSDATRWGSVAKFFHWTIALFVIGLLVGGLTMVDMKVSPDKFKLYALHKSFGITVLALMLLRFAWRGIDPRPQDVAGMAPIVAFAAHAVHRLLYVALLAMPISGWVYNSASNFPLQWFGQVNLPAIVAPDKDLKHLAHEVHEFLAWTIIALLLAHVAGALKHHLIDRDDTLRRMLPFARPRAEAAAATVSQPAPTDTP, encoded by the coding sequence GTGAGCGCAAGAAGTGATGCCACGCGCTGGGGCAGCGTCGCCAAGTTCTTCCACTGGACGATCGCGCTGTTCGTGATCGGCCTGCTGGTCGGCGGCCTGACCATGGTCGACATGAAAGTGTCGCCGGACAAGTTCAAGCTGTACGCGCTGCACAAGTCGTTCGGCATCACCGTGCTGGCGCTAATGCTGCTGCGCTTCGCCTGGCGCGGCATCGATCCGCGCCCGCAGGATGTGGCCGGCATGGCGCCGATCGTCGCATTTGCGGCCCATGCGGTGCACCGCCTGCTCTACGTCGCATTGCTGGCGATGCCGATCTCGGGCTGGGTCTACAACTCCGCCTCGAACTTTCCGCTGCAATGGTTCGGCCAGGTGAACCTGCCGGCCATCGTCGCGCCGGACAAGGACCTCAAGCACCTCGCCCACGAGGTCCACGAGTTTCTGGCCTGGACCATCATCGCGCTGCTGCTGGCCCATGTGGCCGGCGCGCTGAAACATCATCTGATCGACCGCGACGACACCCTGCGGCGCATGCTGCCCTTCGCCAGGCCGCGCGCGGAAGCCGCGGCTGCGACCGTCTCCCAACCTGCTCCCACGGATACACCATGA
- a CDS encoding polyisoprenoid-binding protein: MRILLPALLALFAVTSASAADSYRFDTVHSQVQFRVSHLGFSESEGEFHDLRGGFRFDRDDWSKSSCDVTIGIASLDLDDEAWNRKLLESDWFDGARHPDMRFRCLQVTQQDEHHGRIDGELTLRGITRPVSLDLQFNRAAIHKYSLKYTAGFSATTMIRRSDYGMHKYIPEIGDEIAIRLDIEGQREGAKRERKK, translated from the coding sequence ATGAGAATCCTGCTGCCCGCCCTGCTCGCGCTGTTCGCAGTCACGTCCGCTTCGGCGGCCGACAGCTATCGCTTCGACACCGTGCATTCGCAGGTGCAGTTCCGCGTCAGCCACCTCGGCTTCAGCGAGTCCGAAGGCGAGTTCCACGATCTGCGCGGCGGATTCCGCTTCGATCGCGACGACTGGTCGAAGTCCAGCTGCGACGTGACCATCGGCATCGCTTCGCTCGATCTCGACGACGAAGCCTGGAATCGCAAATTGCTCGAATCCGACTGGTTCGATGGCGCCAGGCACCCGGACATGCGCTTCCGCTGCCTGCAGGTGACCCAGCAGGACGAACACCATGGTCGCATCGATGGCGAGTTGACCTTGCGCGGCATCACCCGCCCGGTCTCGCTCGACCTGCAGTTCAATCGCGCCGCCATCCACAAGTATTCGCTGAAATACACCGCCGGCTTCAGCGCGACGACGATGATCCGTCGCAGCGACTACGGCATGCACAAGTACATCCCCGAGATCGGCGACGAGATCGCCATCCGGCTCGACATCGAAGGCCAGCGCGAAGGAGCGAAACGTGAGCGCAAGAAGTGA
- a CDS encoding response regulator, whose translation MRSLLITGCLLLPNLAWADAIAPAFRLYGSAEGLPALSTMDLTQDPGGHLWIATRDGLARFDGLGFKVFRNDPDDATSLPCNDVQTALATRDGRIWVGCESTGLAMLDDSEDTRFTRIVPDPAGNGLRGGDVFALTETARGDLYIGTYAQGLARLRRGEAAPVALDRLMDLDPALRTATVLDMAVDVDGVLWVGTLDALWRIDAADADVPGPARKVVELPLVNSVQVTRDGTLWVGANAALFRRNVGTDTLARVVLPEDAGLVESVVDGASGEVWVAVRGGVLRLRGDGGSDWIRPRPAVPGALPDTDVLDLLRDHEGGLWLSTGAHGIAYLRPDWQRFQVFRHDPLDPASPSSGRRSGITRCPDDSLWMLVRSGELTRISPQGEVARWTGTRHAAALARRRLSGVWCDAAGTLWLPDREGVLHLDPAHDTLVTGLRVGEPWAGGVAEALAQSPDGRLWIGALTAGLNVLSPDGRNQVWRAGEQGLDNDDFEQISADPEGRIWMADATGLRHLDDRGEAFVRLDAVAPERVHAFAFLDAERLLVHQLGRLMLLVRREQGWSIDWTLGERDGLPVAEASTLVVDAAGQVLLSNPRGLWRVDPVQPSLHPFTRADGLPSVQFEIMPSAVRQGEDVVFLVGEGVLRVRGRWSSPSPPSLPLNWAALRYLHDEEVRTRMPGGDALQFGPLDHELAIGARLISFIEPKAQRYRFRIEGFDPDWVDVGAAGERLIARLPAGDYRVQVRAENALGQPGATTLTTRLVMAPPWWSSPAAYAMYGVLTLLGFVLLWRMNRRRLEARHAMAMAEERRRHAESASAAKSEFLATVGHEIRTPMTGVLGMAELLAGTPLDATQQHYVSTVRQSGQHLLRMVNDLLDLSRAEAGKLSLHPQATALHSLLREIVDAVAPLAQRKGLECALEIADDLPKGVLADATRLRQIVLNLANNALKFTARGRIVLRARREGALVRIDVEDTGPGMTEAECARLFQRFSQTSFGAGLGGSGLGLSIVHQLAQLMDGEVVLRSTPGVGSVFSVRLPLPDVAMTETASVAVGVPVPERAAVDNASRCILLVEDDAVTREVIATWLRTEAATVRVADQAMHALHHADAAVDLIVSDLDLPGMGGLQLLPLLRNRIGRHVPALAISARSEANTEAEARAAGFDGFLRKPLDAAGLRAALAALLQAQRNPAA comes from the coding sequence ATGCGGTCCTTGCTGATCACCGGATGCCTGCTGCTGCCGAACCTGGCCTGGGCCGACGCGATCGCGCCCGCTTTCCGGCTGTATGGCAGCGCCGAAGGCTTGCCGGCACTGTCGACGATGGACCTGACCCAGGACCCCGGCGGTCATCTCTGGATCGCCACCCGCGATGGCTTGGCGCGCTTCGACGGTTTGGGCTTCAAGGTGTTCCGCAACGATCCGGACGATGCCACCTCGTTGCCGTGCAACGACGTGCAGACCGCGCTTGCGACCCGGGACGGACGCATCTGGGTGGGATGCGAGAGCACCGGGCTGGCAATGCTCGACGACAGCGAGGACACCCGGTTCACCCGCATCGTGCCGGACCCGGCGGGCAACGGTCTGCGCGGTGGCGATGTCTTCGCCTTGACCGAGACCGCGCGCGGCGACCTCTACATCGGCACCTACGCGCAGGGACTTGCGCGATTGCGCCGGGGTGAGGCGGCGCCGGTGGCGCTGGACCGGTTGATGGATCTTGATCCGGCCCTGCGCACGGCGACCGTGCTCGACATGGCGGTCGATGTCGACGGCGTGTTGTGGGTCGGAACGCTGGATGCGCTGTGGCGGATCGATGCGGCCGATGCGGATGTGCCGGGCCCGGCGCGCAAGGTGGTTGAACTGCCGCTGGTGAATTCCGTGCAGGTCACCCGCGACGGCACGCTCTGGGTCGGCGCGAATGCGGCCCTGTTCCGCCGTAACGTCGGCACCGACACGCTGGCGCGGGTGGTCCTGCCCGAGGACGCCGGTTTGGTGGAGTCGGTCGTCGACGGCGCTTCGGGCGAGGTCTGGGTGGCCGTGCGCGGCGGCGTGCTACGCCTGCGGGGCGACGGCGGCAGCGACTGGATTCGCCCGCGCCCGGCCGTGCCCGGGGCCCTGCCGGATACCGATGTGCTCGATCTGTTGCGCGATCACGAAGGTGGACTATGGCTCAGCACGGGCGCGCATGGCATCGCCTACCTGCGCCCGGACTGGCAACGCTTTCAGGTCTTCCGGCACGATCCGCTCGATCCCGCGTCACCGTCGAGCGGACGCCGCAGCGGCATCACGCGTTGTCCGGACGACAGTTTGTGGATGCTGGTGCGCAGCGGCGAACTCACCCGCATTTCGCCGCAGGGCGAGGTCGCGCGCTGGACCGGCACCCGCCACGCCGCCGCACTGGCGCGGCGGCGTTTGAGCGGCGTGTGGTGCGACGCCGCCGGCACCTTGTGGCTGCCCGACCGCGAGGGGGTGCTGCATCTCGATCCCGCGCACGACACCCTGGTCACGGGCCTGCGGGTCGGTGAACCCTGGGCCGGTGGGGTCGCCGAAGCGCTGGCACAGTCGCCCGATGGCCGGCTCTGGATCGGCGCGCTGACCGCAGGCCTGAACGTGTTGTCGCCGGATGGACGCAACCAGGTCTGGCGGGCCGGCGAGCAGGGTCTCGACAACGATGACTTCGAGCAGATCAGCGCCGATCCGGAAGGCCGCATCTGGATGGCCGACGCGACCGGCCTTCGCCATCTCGACGATCGTGGCGAGGCCTTCGTGCGCCTGGACGCGGTCGCGCCGGAGCGTGTGCATGCCTTCGCCTTCCTTGATGCCGAACGGCTGCTGGTACATCAACTCGGACGCCTGATGCTGCTGGTCCGTCGGGAGCAAGGCTGGTCGATCGACTGGACCCTGGGCGAGCGTGATGGCTTGCCGGTCGCCGAGGCCTCGACCCTGGTCGTCGACGCTGCCGGGCAAGTCCTGCTCAGCAATCCGCGTGGGCTGTGGCGGGTTGATCCAGTGCAGCCGAGCCTGCATCCGTTCACGCGTGCCGACGGACTGCCGAGCGTGCAGTTCGAGATCATGCCGAGTGCGGTGCGCCAGGGCGAGGATGTGGTGTTTCTGGTCGGCGAGGGCGTGTTGCGCGTGCGTGGCCGGTGGTCGTCGCCATCGCCGCCGTCGCTTCCGCTGAACTGGGCGGCGCTGCGCTATCTGCACGACGAGGAGGTGCGAACCCGCATGCCGGGTGGCGATGCCCTGCAGTTCGGGCCGCTGGATCATGAACTGGCGATCGGTGCGCGCCTGATCTCCTTCATCGAGCCGAAAGCACAGCGGTATCGGTTTCGCATCGAGGGGTTCGACCCGGACTGGGTCGATGTCGGCGCCGCCGGCGAGCGCCTGATCGCGCGCCTGCCGGCGGGCGACTATCGGGTGCAGGTGCGGGCCGAGAATGCGCTCGGGCAGCCCGGCGCGACGACGCTCACGACGCGTCTCGTGATGGCGCCACCCTGGTGGTCGAGTCCCGCGGCGTATGCCATGTATGGCGTGCTGACCCTGCTCGGTTTCGTGCTGCTGTGGCGCATGAACCGCAGGCGCCTGGAGGCCCGTCACGCCATGGCCATGGCCGAGGAGCGGCGGCGTCATGCCGAGTCGGCCAGCGCCGCGAAGAGCGAATTCCTCGCGACCGTGGGCCACGAGATCCGCACGCCGATGACCGGTGTGCTCGGCATGGCCGAACTGCTCGCAGGCACGCCGCTGGATGCCACCCAGCAGCACTACGTCTCGACCGTGCGTCAGTCCGGCCAGCACCTGTTGCGCATGGTCAACGACCTGCTCGATCTGTCGCGTGCCGAGGCCGGCAAGCTTTCCTTGCATCCGCAAGCGACGGCGTTGCACAGCCTGCTGCGCGAAATCGTCGATGCGGTCGCGCCGTTGGCGCAGCGCAAGGGACTCGAATGCGCGCTCGAGATCGCCGACGACCTGCCGAAGGGCGTGCTGGCGGACGCGACGCGGTTGCGCCAGATCGTGCTGAACCTCGCGAACAATGCGCTCAAGTTCACCGCGCGCGGACGCATCGTGCTGCGGGCACGGCGCGAGGGTGCCCTGGTCCGGATCGATGTCGAGGACACCGGGCCGGGCATGACCGAGGCCGAATGCGCGCGCCTGTTCCAGCGGTTTTCGCAGACCAGTTTCGGTGCCGGGCTCGGCGGCAGCGGGCTCGGATTGTCGATCGTGCATCAGCTCGCGCAATTGATGGACGGCGAGGTGGTGTTGCGCTCGACGCCGGGCGTCGGCAGCGTGTTCTCGGTGCGCCTGCCCTTGCCGGACGTGGCGATGACGGAAACCGCGTCGGTCGCGGTCGGCGTGCCGGTTCCGGAGCGCGCCGCGGTGGACAACGCGTCTCGCTGCATCCTCCTGGTCGAGGACGATGCCGTGACGCGTGAAGTCATCGCGACCTGGTTGCGGACGGAGGCTGCGACGGTGCGTGTGGCCGATCAGGCCATGCATGCCCTGCATCATGCCGATGCCGCGGTGGATCTGATCGTCAGCGACCTCGATCTGCCCGGCATGGGTGGCCTGCAGTTGCTGCCCTTGCTGCGGAATCGCATCGGTCGGCACGTGCCGGCGCTGGCGATCAGCGCCCGCAGCGAGGCGAATACCGAAGCCGAGGCACGCGCGGCCGGCTTCGACGGTTTCCTGCGCAAGCCGCTCGACGCCGCGGGTTTGCGCGCGGCGCTGGCCGCACTGCTGCAGGCTCAGCGGAATCCGGCGGCGTAG